A region of Mustela lutreola isolate mMusLut2 chromosome 17, mMusLut2.pri, whole genome shotgun sequence DNA encodes the following proteins:
- the LOC131820134 gene encoding sulfotransferase 1A1 isoform X1, with the protein MELIQDPSRPPLAYVKGIPLIKYFAEALGSLQDFQAWPDDLLISTYPKSGTTWVSEILDMIYQGGDLQKCRRASIFMRVPFLEFKAPGVPTGLEALKDTPAPRLIKTHLPLALLPQTLLDQKVKVVYVARNAKDVAVSFYHFYRMAKVHPDPGTWDCFLEKFMAGEVSYGSWYQHVREWWELSHTHPVLYLFYEDMKENPKREIQKILKFLGRSLPEETVDLIVQQTSFKEMKKNSMANYSTIPADIMDHSVSAFMRKGITGDWKTTFTVAQNERFDADYAGKMEGCGLSFRTEL; encoded by the exons ATGGAGCTCATCCAAGACCCCTCACGCCCGCCGCTGGCGTATGTGAAGGGAATCCCTCTCATCAAGTACTTTGCAgaggccctgggctccctgcaggACTTCCAAGCCTGGCCTGACGACCTGCTTATCAGCACCTACCCCAAATCTG GCACCACCTGGGTGAGCGAGATCCTCGACATGATCTACCAGGGCGGTGATCTACAGAAGTGTCGCCGGGCCTCCATCTTCATGCGGGTACCCTTCCTGGAGTTCAAGGCTCCAGGTGTTCCCACAG GTTTGGAGGCTCTGAAAGATACACCAGCCCCACGACTCATTAAGACGCACCTGCCCTTGGCTCTGCTCCCTCAGACCTTGCTGGATCAGAAGGTCAAG GTGGTCTACGTGGCCCGCAACGCCAAGGATGTGGCTGTCTCCTTTTACCACTTCTACCGCATGGCCAAGGTGCACCCGGACCCTGGCACCTGGGACTGCTTCCTGGAGAAGTTCATGGCTGGGGAAG tGTCCTACGGGTCCTGGTACCAGCACGTGCGGGAGTGGTGGGAGCTGAGTCACACCCACCCTGTCCTCTACCTCTTCTACGAGGACATGAAAGAG AACCCCAAGAGGGAGATTCAGAAGATCCTGAAGTTCTTGGGGCGCTCCCTGCCAGAGGAGACCGTGGATCTCATTGTCCAACAAACGTCCTTCAAGGAGATGAAGAAAAACTCCATGGCGAACTACAGCACCATACCCGCTGACATCATGGACCACAGCGTTTCGGCCTTCATGAGGAAAG GCATCACAGGGGACTGGAAGACCACCTTCACTGTGGCCCAGAATGAGCGCTTTGATGCTGACTATGCCGGGAAGATGGAGGGCTGTGGCCTCAGCTTCCGCACAGAGCTATGA
- the SGF29 gene encoding SAGA-associated factor 29 isoform X2, giving the protein MQTENKISPYYRTKLRGLYTTAKADAEAECNILRKALDKIAEIKSLLEERRIAAKIAGLYNDSEPPRKTMRRGVLMTLLQQSAMTLPLWIGKPGDKPPPLCGAIPASGDYVAKPGDKVAARVKAVDGDEQWILAEVVSYSHATNKYEVDDIDEEGKERHTLSRRRIIPLPQWKANPETDPEALFQKEQLVLALYPQTTCFYRALIHTPPQRPQDDYSVLFEDTSYADGYSPPLNVAQRYVVACKEPKKK; this is encoded by the exons ATGCAGACAGAGAACAAGA TCTCTCCCTATTACCGGACAAAGCTACGTGGGCTGTACACGACCGCCAAGGCTGACGCTGAGGCTGAGTGCAA cATCCTCCGGAAAGCTCTAGATAAGATAGCGGAAATCAAGTCTCTGTTGGAAGAAAGGCGGATTG CGGCCAAGATCGCGGGCCTGTACAACGACTCGGAGCCCCCTCGGAAGACCATGCGCCGGGGGGTGCTGATGACCCTGCTGCAGCAGTCGGCCATGACCCTGCCCCTGTGGATCGGGAAGCCTGGTGACAA GCCCCCACCCCTCTGTGGGGCCATTCCAGCCTCTGGGGACTACGTGGCCAAGCCCGGAGACAAGGTGGCCGCCCGGGTAAAGGCCGTGGATGGGGATGAGCAGTGGATCCTGGCGGAGGTGGTCAGTTACAGCCATGCCACCAACAA ATACGAGGTGGATGACATCGACGAGGAAGGCAAAGA GAGACACACGCTGAGCCGACGGCGTATCATCCCGCTGCCCCAGTGGAAAGCCAACCCGGAGACGGACCCCGAGGCCTTGTTTCAGAAGGAACAGCTTGTGCTGGCCCTGTACCCCCAGACCACCTGCttctaccgtgccctgatccaTACGCCCCCACAGCGG CCCCAGGATGACTATTCAGTCCTGTTTGAAGACACGTCCTATGCAGACGGTTACTCCCCTCCCCTCAATGTGGCCCAGAGGTACGTGGTGGCTTGTAAGGAGCCCAAGAAGAAGTGA
- the BOLA2B gene encoding bolA-like protein 2, producing MELSAEYLREKLQRDLEAEHVEVEDTTPHRCASSFRVLVVSAKFEGKPLLQRHRLVNTCLAEELLHIHAFEQKTLTPEQWAREQQK from the exons ATGGAACTCAGCGCCGAATACCTCCGGGAGAAGCTGCAGCGGGACCTGGAGGCGGAGCATGTG GAAGTCGAGGACACTACTCCCCACCGTTGCGCGTCCAGCTTCCGAGTCCTGGTGGTGTCGGCCAAGTTCGAGGGGAAGCCACTGCTTCAGAGACACCG GCTGGTGAACACGTGCCTAGCTGAAGAGCTTCTGCACATTCATGCCTTTGAGCAGAAAACCCTGACCCCAGAGCAGTGGGCCCGCGAGCAGCAGAAATAA
- the CORO1A gene encoding coronin-1A has protein sequence MSRQVVRSSKFRHVFGQPAKADQCYEDVRVSQTTWDSGFCAVNPKFVALICEASGGGAFLVLPLGKTGRVDKNVPMVCGHTAPVLDIAWCPHNDNVIASGSEDCTVMVWEIPDGGLTLPLREPVVTLEGHTKRVGIVVWHPTAQNVLLSAGCDNVILVWDVGTGAAVLTLGSDVHPDTIYSVDWSRDGALICTSCRDKRVRIIEPRKGTVVAEKDRPHEGTRPVRAVFVSDGKILTTGFSRMSERQVALWDTKHLEEPLSLQELDTSSGVLLPFFDPDTNIVYLCGKGDSSIRYFEITSEAPFLHYLSMFSSKESQRGMGYMPKRGLEVNKCEIARFYKLHERRCEPIAMTVPRKSDLFQEDLYPPTAGPDAALTAEEWLGGRDAGPLLLSLKDGYVPPKSRELRVNRGLDTGRRKTAPEASGTPSSDAVARLEEEMKKLQATVQELQQRLERLEETVQAK, from the exons ATGAGCCGGCAGGTGGTCCGCTCCAGCAAGTTCCGCCATGTGTTTGGACAGCCCGCCAAGGCCGACCAGTGCTATGAGGACGTGCGTGTCTCTCAGACCACCTGGGACAGTGGCTTCTGTGCCGTCAACCCCAAGTTTGTGGCCCTGATCTGCGaggccagtgggggaggggccttccTCGTGCTGCCCCTGGGCAAG ACTGGACGTGTGGACAAGAACGTACCCATGGTCTGCGGCCACACAGCCCCAGTGCTGGACATCGCCTGGTGCCCACACAATGATAACGTCATTGCCAGCGGCTCCGAGGATTGCACAGTCATG GTGTGGGAGATCCCTGATGGGGGCCTGACACTGCCCCTGCGGGAGCCCGTCGTCACCCTGGAGGGCCACACCAAGCGCGTGGGCATCGTGGTCTGGCACCCCACGGCCCAGAACGTGCTGCTCAGTGCAG GTTGTGACAACGTGATCCTGGTGTGGGACGTGGGCACTGGGGCAGCTGTGCTGACGCTGGGCTCCGACGTGCACCCGGACACCATCTACAGCGTGGACTGGAGCCGAGACGGCGCCCTCATTTGCACCTCCTGCCGGGACAAGCGAGTGCGCATCATCGAGCCGCGCAAAGGCACTGTGGTTGCT GAGAAGGACCGTCCCCATGAGGGGACCCGGCCTGTGCGCGCAGTCTTCGTATCCGATGGAAAGATCCTGACCACGGGCTTCAGCCGCATGAGTGAGCGGCAGGTGGCGCTGTGGGACACG AAGCACCTGGAGGAGCCACTGTCCCTGCAGGAACTGGACACCAGCAGCGGCGTCCTGCTGCCCTTCTTCGACCCAGACACCAACATAGTCTACCTCTGTGGCAAG GGGGACAGCTCTATCCGGTACTTCGAGATCACTTCCGAGGCCCCGTTCCTGCACTATCTCTCCATGTTCAGTTCCAAGGAGTCCCAGCGGGGCATGGGCTACATGCCCAAACGTGGCCTGGAGGTGAACAAGTGTGAGATTGCCAG ATTCTACAAGCTGCACGAGCGGCGGTGTGAGCCCATCGCCATGACAGTGCCTAGAAAG TCGGACCTGTTCCAGGAGGACCTCTACCCACCCACCGCAGGGCCCGATGCTGCCCTCACGGCAGAGGAGTGGCTGGGCGGCCGGGACGCCGgacctctcctcctttccctcaagGACGGCTACGTGCCTCCAAAGAGCCGGGAGCTGAGGGTCAACCGGGGCCTGGACACGGGGCGCAGGAAGACAGCTCCAGAGGCCAGTGGGACCCCCAGCTCG GATGCCGTAGCCCgcctggaggaggagatgaagaaGCTCCAGGCCACGGTGCAGGAGCTACAGCAGCGCTTGGAGAGGCTGGAGGAGACGGTCCAGGCCAAGTAG
- the LOC131820134 gene encoding sulfotransferase 1A1 isoform X2 has protein sequence MIYQGGDLQKCRRASIFMRVPFLEFKAPGVPTGLEALKDTPAPRLIKTHLPLALLPQTLLDQKVKVVYVARNAKDVAVSFYHFYRMAKVHPDPGTWDCFLEKFMAGEVSYGSWYQHVREWWELSHTHPVLYLFYEDMKENPKREIQKILKFLGRSLPEETVDLIVQQTSFKEMKKNSMANYSTIPADIMDHSVSAFMRKGITGDWKTTFTVAQNERFDADYAGKMEGCGLSFRTEL, from the exons ATGATCTACCAGGGCGGTGATCTACAGAAGTGTCGCCGGGCCTCCATCTTCATGCGGGTACCCTTCCTGGAGTTCAAGGCTCCAGGTGTTCCCACAG GTTTGGAGGCTCTGAAAGATACACCAGCCCCACGACTCATTAAGACGCACCTGCCCTTGGCTCTGCTCCCTCAGACCTTGCTGGATCAGAAGGTCAAG GTGGTCTACGTGGCCCGCAACGCCAAGGATGTGGCTGTCTCCTTTTACCACTTCTACCGCATGGCCAAGGTGCACCCGGACCCTGGCACCTGGGACTGCTTCCTGGAGAAGTTCATGGCTGGGGAAG tGTCCTACGGGTCCTGGTACCAGCACGTGCGGGAGTGGTGGGAGCTGAGTCACACCCACCCTGTCCTCTACCTCTTCTACGAGGACATGAAAGAG AACCCCAAGAGGGAGATTCAGAAGATCCTGAAGTTCTTGGGGCGCTCCCTGCCAGAGGAGACCGTGGATCTCATTGTCCAACAAACGTCCTTCAAGGAGATGAAGAAAAACTCCATGGCGAACTACAGCACCATACCCGCTGACATCATGGACCACAGCGTTTCGGCCTTCATGAGGAAAG GCATCACAGGGGACTGGAAGACCACCTTCACTGTGGCCCAGAATGAGCGCTTTGATGCTGACTATGCCGGGAAGATGGAGGGCTGTGGCCTCAGCTTCCGCACAGAGCTATGA
- the SLX1A gene encoding structure-specific endonuclease subunit SLX1 isoform X1 has product MGPAGDTARPGRFFGVYLLYCLNPRHRGRVYVGFTVNPARRVQQHNGGRKKGGAWRTSGRGPWEMVLLVHGFPSAVAALRFEWAWQHPHASRRLTHVGPRLRSEAAFAFHLRVLAHMLRAPPWARLPLTVRWPRADFRRELCPPPPPHMPLAFGPPPARASARGSRSGPSADAAAVCALCARSFQEEEGPLCCPHPGCCLRAHMICLAEEFLREEPEELLPLEGQCPGCKNSVLWGDLIWLCQVGTEEEEEDLELEEEHWTDMLET; this is encoded by the exons ATGGGCCCTGCGGGGGACACGGCGAGGCCCGGCCGCTTCTTCGGCGTCTACCTGCTCTACTGCCTGAACCCTCGGCACCGGGGCCGCGTCTACGTGGGCTTCACCGTCAACCCTGCTCGTCGGGTCCAGCAGCACAACGGCGGCCGCAAAAAAGGCGGGGCCTGGCGGACCAGCGGGCGCGGGCCCTG GGAGATGGTGCTGCTCGTGCACGGCTTCCCCTCCGCCGTGGCCGCCCTTCGG TTCGAGTGGGCCTGGCAGCACCCGCACGCCTCGCGCCGCCTGACGCACGTGGGTCCGCGCCTGCGCAGCGAGGCGGCCTTCGCCTTCCACCTGCGCGTGCTCGCGCACATGCTGCGCGCGCCGCCCTGGGCGCGCCTGCCGCTGACCGTGCGCTGGCCGCGCGCCGACTTCCGCCGAGAGCTgtgcccgccgccgccgccgcacaTGCCGCTGGCCTTCGGGCCCCCGCCGGCCCGGGCCTCCGCGCGCGGCAGCCGCTCGGGTCCGTCGGCCGACGCCGCGGCTGTCTGCGCCCTGTGCGCGCGCTCCTTCCAG GAAGAGGAGGGCCCCCTGTGCTGCCCCCACCCCGGCTGCTGCCTCAGAGCCCACATGATCTGCCTAGCAGAGGAGTTCTTGCGAGAGGAGCCGGAGGAGCTTCTGCCTCTGGAGGGCCAGTGCCCTGG CTGTAAGAACTCCGTGCTGTGGGGAGACCTGATCTGGCTGTGCCAGGTGGGCaccgaggaggaagaggaggacctGGAATTAGAAGAG GAACACTGGACAGACATGCTGGAGACCTGA
- the SGF29 gene encoding SAGA-associated factor 29 isoform X1 → MALVSADSRIAELLTELHQLIKQTQEERSRSEHNLVNIQKTHERMQTENKISPYYRTKLRGLYTTAKADAEAECNILRKALDKIAEIKSLLEERRIAAKIAGLYNDSEPPRKTMRRGVLMTLLQQSAMTLPLWIGKPGDKPPPLCGAIPASGDYVAKPGDKVAARVKAVDGDEQWILAEVVSYSHATNKYEVDDIDEEGKERHTLSRRRIIPLPQWKANPETDPEALFQKEQLVLALYPQTTCFYRALIHTPPQRPQDDYSVLFEDTSYADGYSPPLNVAQRYVVACKEPKKK, encoded by the exons ATGGCCCTGGTGTCTGCTGATTCCCGCATCGCAGAACTTCTCACGGAGCTCCATCAACTGATCAAACAAACCCAG GAGGAGCGTTCGCGGAGTGAGCATAACTTAGTGAACATCCAGAAGACCCATGAGCGGATGCAGACAGAGAACAAGA TCTCTCCCTATTACCGGACAAAGCTACGTGGGCTGTACACGACCGCCAAGGCTGACGCTGAGGCTGAGTGCAA cATCCTCCGGAAAGCTCTAGATAAGATAGCGGAAATCAAGTCTCTGTTGGAAGAAAGGCGGATTG CGGCCAAGATCGCGGGCCTGTACAACGACTCGGAGCCCCCTCGGAAGACCATGCGCCGGGGGGTGCTGATGACCCTGCTGCAGCAGTCGGCCATGACCCTGCCCCTGTGGATCGGGAAGCCTGGTGACAA GCCCCCACCCCTCTGTGGGGCCATTCCAGCCTCTGGGGACTACGTGGCCAAGCCCGGAGACAAGGTGGCCGCCCGGGTAAAGGCCGTGGATGGGGATGAGCAGTGGATCCTGGCGGAGGTGGTCAGTTACAGCCATGCCACCAACAA ATACGAGGTGGATGACATCGACGAGGAAGGCAAAGA GAGACACACGCTGAGCCGACGGCGTATCATCCCGCTGCCCCAGTGGAAAGCCAACCCGGAGACGGACCCCGAGGCCTTGTTTCAGAAGGAACAGCTTGTGCTGGCCCTGTACCCCCAGACCACCTGCttctaccgtgccctgatccaTACGCCCCCACAGCGG CCCCAGGATGACTATTCAGTCCTGTTTGAAGACACGTCCTATGCAGACGGTTACTCCCCTCCCCTCAATGTGGCCCAGAGGTACGTGGTGGCTTGTAAGGAGCCCAAGAAGAAGTGA
- the SLX1A gene encoding structure-specific endonuclease subunit SLX1 isoform X2, which yields MGPAGDTARPGRFFGVYLLYCLNPRHRGRVYVGFTVNPARRVQQHNGGRKKGGAWRTSGRGPWEMVLLVHGFPSAVAALREEEGPLCCPHPGCCLRAHMICLAEEFLREEPEELLPLEGQCPGCKNSVLWGDLIWLCQVGTEEEEEDLELEEEHWTDMLET from the exons ATGGGCCCTGCGGGGGACACGGCGAGGCCCGGCCGCTTCTTCGGCGTCTACCTGCTCTACTGCCTGAACCCTCGGCACCGGGGCCGCGTCTACGTGGGCTTCACCGTCAACCCTGCTCGTCGGGTCCAGCAGCACAACGGCGGCCGCAAAAAAGGCGGGGCCTGGCGGACCAGCGGGCGCGGGCCCTG GGAGATGGTGCTGCTCGTGCACGGCTTCCCCTCCGCCGTGGCCGCCCTTCGG GAAGAGGAGGGCCCCCTGTGCTGCCCCCACCCCGGCTGCTGCCTCAGAGCCCACATGATCTGCCTAGCAGAGGAGTTCTTGCGAGAGGAGCCGGAGGAGCTTCTGCCTCTGGAGGGCCAGTGCCCTGG CTGTAAGAACTCCGTGCTGTGGGGAGACCTGATCTGGCTGTGCCAGGTGGGCaccgaggaggaagaggaggacctGGAATTAGAAGAG GAACACTGGACAGACATGCTGGAGACCTGA